A DNA window from Chelativorans sp. AA-79 contains the following coding sequences:
- a CDS encoding TAXI family TRAP transporter solute-binding subunit: MKNLSSILALSALMAAPAFAAGGDVKLPDTLTWTSFDVGGTGYNQSIAVGKALQDAYGISLRVIAVSNDQARIAPVREGRIPFALAGSDVFFAFEGVEAYASPEWGPQNLRAINLAGAENCVSLGVAADAGIDTPADVKGKRVGWVVSSGSLQANVRAFLAFAGLTTDEVELVELPGYAQAWTAMINDQIDAMTGVTTSGVVEQAAASARGLKWLAFPHDDQEGWHRLRDVNPHFSKRVATVGAAFTGPLECAGVPYPDLITYHAEEDLVYNLTKALDAQVGVYSKADAGTAGYAAEKQMFDWVVPYHEGAIRYYKEAGVWSDDLEAHTESLIERAGVLAEAWKKMEGKSGEGFAEEWMKVRAEALEAAGLPVYFR, translated from the coding sequence ATGAAGAACCTATCGTCCATCCTTGCACTATCTGCGCTGATGGCGGCACCGGCGTTTGCTGCCGGCGGTGATGTCAAGCTGCCCGATACGCTTACGTGGACAAGTTTCGATGTGGGCGGAACCGGCTACAACCAATCGATCGCCGTCGGCAAAGCGCTTCAGGATGCCTACGGCATTTCGCTGCGCGTAATTGCTGTCAGCAACGACCAGGCGCGTATCGCACCGGTTCGAGAGGGCCGCATTCCATTCGCGCTGGCTGGGAGCGACGTGTTCTTCGCATTCGAGGGGGTAGAGGCCTATGCTTCACCTGAATGGGGACCGCAAAATCTGCGCGCCATCAACCTGGCGGGGGCCGAAAACTGCGTCAGCCTAGGCGTGGCGGCCGACGCTGGCATCGACACGCCAGCCGACGTGAAGGGCAAGCGGGTCGGTTGGGTCGTGAGTTCAGGTTCCCTGCAGGCCAACGTCCGCGCTTTCCTGGCATTCGCTGGTCTGACCACGGATGAGGTGGAATTGGTCGAACTCCCCGGCTATGCCCAGGCCTGGACGGCGATGATCAACGACCAGATCGATGCCATGACCGGCGTGACCACCAGCGGCGTTGTCGAGCAGGCGGCCGCCAGCGCCCGCGGCCTGAAATGGCTGGCCTTTCCTCATGACGATCAGGAAGGCTGGCACCGTCTGCGCGATGTGAACCCGCATTTTTCCAAGCGCGTGGCAACGGTTGGCGCTGCCTTCACCGGCCCGCTTGAGTGCGCGGGCGTCCCTTATCCGGATCTGATCACCTACCATGCTGAGGAAGATCTGGTCTACAATCTCACCAAGGCGCTGGATGCGCAGGTCGGCGTCTACTCGAAGGCCGATGCCGGCACCGCAGGCTATGCGGCGGAAAAGCAGATGTTCGACTGGGTCGTACCGTACCACGAGGGCGCCATCCGCTATTACAAGGAAGCCGGCGTCTGGTCCGACGACCTTGAGGCACACACCGAATCCTTGATCGAGCGGGCGGGCGTCCTTGCCGAGGCATGGAAGAAGATGGAAGGCAAAAGCGGCGAAGGCTTTGCCGAGGAGTGGATGAAGGTCCGCGCCGAAGCGCTCGAAGCGGCCGGTTTGCCGGTCTATTTCCGCTAG
- a CDS encoding TRAP transporter permease, whose product MTGQIPSIPDGETVPVRNIGTVARWVTRIATIALIVLGTNQTFNISSRLNYTIIENQYLYGILALAIPMVFLLFPLHGKLTDSKPTVIDWALAALAFGCLGYFVYYAYPIVLLGWEMIPPPSAIVMGAILWGLIIEAGRRTGGIILACIVAFFSFYPLFADKMPGPISAFSSPFSFAAAYHSMSLESILGIPLKAFANLVFGFIIFGAALEHTGAGRFFINLAFALLGHVRGGPAKVAIVSSGLMGSLSGSVVTNVMTTGVMTIPAMRRSGMKGVTAAGIETCASTGGVLMPPVMGAAAFVMAHFLQTPYANIAIAAAVPAFLYFFGLFIQIDARAARDGLKGMPDDELPELRQTLKEGWHHIFAIVLLVFMLLVMRRESLAPFYATLVLLAINQIFSRTNRWGKAEVLAFLDSLARLFAILAATLGAVGMIVGGLSMTGLAGTLVNDLLFIAGGSPYLLLLMGAVTSLILGVGMTATACYIFLAIMLAPALIQVGLDPLAVHLFIFYWGMLSFITPPVALGAFAAASVANTPPMRTGFESMRIGSVIYFIPFFFVFDPGLILVGEWQNIVFSIVLALFGVFVFACAIQGYMAGIGPLFSRNALGTLLRLPILVGAVLIALPGEAIPNWSDTDLLIIGLVLIVPVLAMAYFLNTRARATVATI is encoded by the coding sequence ATGACGGGCCAGATACCCTCCATTCCCGACGGGGAGACCGTCCCCGTCAGGAACATCGGCACGGTGGCGCGCTGGGTCACGCGCATCGCCACCATCGCCTTGATTGTCCTGGGCACGAACCAGACCTTCAATATCAGCTCCAGGCTCAATTACACGATCATCGAGAACCAGTACCTCTACGGCATTCTGGCGCTTGCCATCCCGATGGTCTTCCTGCTGTTTCCGCTGCATGGCAAACTGACGGACAGCAAGCCGACCGTGATTGACTGGGCGCTGGCCGCACTTGCCTTCGGGTGCCTCGGCTATTTCGTCTACTACGCATATCCGATCGTGCTGTTGGGCTGGGAGATGATCCCGCCGCCTTCCGCCATCGTCATGGGGGCCATCCTCTGGGGGTTGATCATCGAGGCCGGGCGCCGCACCGGCGGAATCATTCTCGCCTGCATCGTGGCCTTTTTCTCCTTCTATCCGTTGTTCGCGGACAAGATGCCGGGTCCCATTTCGGCATTCTCGTCCCCGTTCTCCTTCGCCGCGGCCTACCATTCGATGAGCCTGGAGAGCATCCTCGGCATTCCGCTCAAGGCCTTTGCCAATCTGGTGTTCGGGTTCATCATTTTCGGCGCGGCGCTCGAACATACCGGCGCAGGCCGGTTCTTCATCAATCTCGCCTTCGCGCTTCTGGGGCATGTACGTGGCGGCCCGGCCAAGGTCGCCATTGTATCGAGCGGCCTGATGGGATCGCTCAGCGGCTCGGTCGTCACCAATGTGATGACCACCGGTGTGATGACCATTCCCGCCATGCGGCGCTCCGGCATGAAGGGCGTCACCGCCGCGGGGATCGAAACCTGCGCTTCCACCGGTGGCGTGCTGATGCCGCCGGTGATGGGTGCGGCCGCCTTCGTCATGGCCCATTTTCTACAGACGCCTTATGCCAATATCGCGATCGCGGCGGCCGTTCCTGCGTTCCTCTATTTCTTCGGTCTGTTCATCCAGATCGATGCGCGTGCCGCCCGCGATGGGCTCAAGGGTATGCCCGATGACGAGCTGCCTGAGCTCAGGCAAACGCTCAAGGAAGGCTGGCACCACATCTTTGCCATCGTGCTCCTGGTATTCATGCTCCTCGTGATGCGGCGGGAGTCGCTGGCGCCGTTCTACGCGACCCTGGTCCTGTTGGCGATCAATCAGATTTTTTCAAGGACCAATCGCTGGGGCAAAGCGGAAGTCCTGGCATTCCTCGACAGTCTGGCCAGGCTCTTCGCCATCCTTGCCGCTACGCTTGGTGCGGTCGGCATGATCGTGGGCGGTTTGTCTATGACCGGCCTCGCCGGCACGTTGGTCAACGACCTGTTGTTCATCGCCGGCGGCTCACCCTACCTGCTGCTGCTCATGGGCGCCGTCACCAGCCTGATCCTCGGCGTGGGGATGACAGCCACGGCTTGCTATATCTTCCTGGCCATTATGCTAGCGCCGGCACTTATCCAAGTCGGTCTCGACCCACTCGCCGTGCACCTGTTCATCTTCTACTGGGGCATGCTGAGCTTCATCACGCCGCCTGTGGCGCTCGGCGCCTTTGCCGCCGCGTCCGTTGCCAACACACCGCCCATGCGAACCGGTTTCGAGTCCATGCGGATCGGCTCCGTGATCTACTTCATCCCGTTCTTCTTCGTCTTCGATCCCGGGCTTATTCTGGTCGGTGAATGGCAGAACATCGTGTTCTCCATCGTACTAGCGCTGTTCGGGGTCTTCGTCTTCGCGTGCGCCATCCAGGGCTACATGGCGGGTATCGGCCCGCTGTTTTCCCGGAACGCATTGGGCACCCTGCTTCGACTGCCGATCCTGGTGGGCGCGGTGCTGATCGCGCTCCCGGGCGAGGCCATTCCGAACTGGAGCGACACCGATCTCCTGATAATCGGCCTGGTGCTGATCGTGCCGGTCCTGGCCATGGCGTATTTCCTGAACACGCGAGCGCGGGCAACGGTGGCAACAATATGA
- a CDS encoding amidohydrolase family protein: MGEVLSILAGGAFRLIKRSGSHLHILPNPVANSLSIRRARFTMIPCPPPDPDPSKPRFLLPAGACDSHCHILGPADRFPYSQDRAYDPPDAPKERLFALHRHLGISRAVIVQASCHGLDNSAMVDALKDFPETTRGVANVPLDCTEEQIAALDGVGVRGARFNFMSRILEAPPLKAIDRVLERIAPFGWHAVLHFDAEQIPELKNWINRLPIPYVIDHMGRLRGRDYGGAYFRHLCAIMERDLAWVKISGAERESETGAPYSDMVPIAQSLVEIAPQRILWGTDWPHPVLTTPMPDDGHLVDLLFEMVPDDAIRNAILIDNPARLYGF; encoded by the coding sequence ATGGGCGAAGTTCTGTCAATTCTCGCCGGCGGTGCATTCCGCCTAATAAAACGTTCCGGATCGCATCTTCATATCCTGCCGAACCCAGTGGCAAATAGCCTGTCAATCCGGAGAGCACGCTTCACGATGATCCCTTGCCCGCCACCCGATCCCGATCCCAGCAAGCCGCGTTTCCTCCTACCCGCGGGCGCGTGCGACAGCCATTGCCACATTCTCGGGCCTGCCGATCGTTTTCCCTATAGCCAAGACCGAGCCTACGACCCGCCGGATGCGCCAAAAGAAAGGCTCTTCGCACTGCACCGGCATCTTGGCATTTCGCGCGCTGTGATCGTCCAGGCGAGCTGTCACGGTCTTGATAACAGCGCCATGGTCGACGCCCTGAAGGATTTCCCCGAAACGACGAGAGGCGTTGCCAACGTCCCTCTTGATTGTACCGAAGAGCAGATCGCCGCGCTGGACGGGGTGGGCGTGCGTGGCGCACGTTTCAACTTCATGAGCCGCATCCTCGAAGCCCCTCCCCTTAAGGCCATCGACCGGGTTCTGGAGCGCATCGCCCCTTTTGGCTGGCATGCGGTGCTGCATTTCGACGCCGAGCAGATCCCGGAACTCAAGAACTGGATCAACAGGCTTCCTATACCATACGTCATCGACCATATGGGCCGCCTCCGCGGCCGCGACTACGGCGGCGCATATTTCCGCCACCTGTGCGCGATTATGGAGCGGGATTTGGCCTGGGTGAAGATATCCGGCGCGGAGCGCGAATCCGAGACAGGCGCACCCTACTCCGACATGGTCCCGATCGCGCAATCCCTTGTGGAGATCGCGCCGCAACGAATTTTGTGGGGCACCGACTGGCCCCATCCGGTATTGACGACGCCCATGCCCGACGATGGACACCTCGTCGACCTGCTGTTCGAGATGGTGCCGGACGACGCAATCCGGAACGCCATCCTCATCGACAACCCCGCCCGCCTATACGGATTCTGA
- a CDS encoding nuclear transport factor 2 family protein, producing the protein MAPELEKRVARMADREEIRDLVSRERFARDQGHWDVMAECFHPDAHIRTSWYDGNGVDYISATKKLLEMAPGSKHWVFPGFVQINGDRATVESPGLIMNRAVLEGVEVDYQIFCRYQSRVERREGVWRLLTFEVIFERDVMRTVDPSKPLPIDWDRLATYRPTYRFLAYLQDRRGFDLSNDLLGDDRPEALQKFHEGESRWLHQLD; encoded by the coding sequence ATGGCACCCGAACTCGAGAAACGAGTTGCACGAATGGCCGACCGCGAGGAAATTCGCGATCTCGTCAGCAGGGAGCGGTTTGCGCGCGATCAGGGGCATTGGGATGTGATGGCCGAGTGCTTCCATCCGGACGCCCATATCCGCACGAGCTGGTATGATGGCAATGGCGTGGACTATATCTCGGCGACAAAGAAGCTTCTGGAAATGGCGCCGGGCAGCAAGCATTGGGTGTTTCCCGGTTTCGTGCAGATCAACGGAGACAGGGCGACGGTCGAAAGCCCCGGATTGATCATGAACCGCGCTGTGCTGGAAGGCGTGGAGGTCGACTACCAGATCTTTTGCAGATACCAGTCCCGTGTCGAGCGGCGGGAAGGTGTGTGGCGCCTCCTCACCTTTGAAGTGATCTTCGAACGTGACGTCATGAGAACCGTCGATCCGTCCAAGCCGCTGCCGATCGACTGGGACCGTCTGGCGACTTACAGGCCGACCTATCGCTTTCTTGCCTATCTGCAGGATCGTAGGGGCTTCGATCTCAGCAACGATCTGCTGGGAGACGATCGGCCGGAAGCGCTGCAGAAGTTCCACGAAGGCGAAAGCCGCTGGCTTCACCAACTGGATTAG
- a CDS encoding fumarate hydratase yields the protein MAITYQVIRQAAHDLYGWSLKKVPDDTQKALAEAEKNETGEASRKTLQFMQAAARAAETQDRHACSDAGFPTYFVKIGTKLTLDGDIRRAFVDGFADLVETVEPPILKFITHPLTLERSYEGKDMPILSFDVIDGADYMEITCSPKALGSGRWADLKVFSYPKIAEIEAYFMDCVLKAGSQHCPPVIIGMGIGGSFDHAAKMAKLATLRKIGTKHSDPMIAAMEERLLAAVNKTGFGPMGTGGDTTALAVHVDYAHGHGFVPVAVCFNCWINRRTALRIDNDGKVTRLE from the coding sequence GTGGCGATCACCTACCAGGTCATCAGGCAGGCAGCCCACGACCTCTACGGCTGGTCGCTCAAGAAGGTGCCGGATGACACGCAGAAAGCTCTGGCCGAAGCGGAGAAGAACGAGACCGGCGAAGCGTCACGGAAGACACTCCAATTCATGCAGGCCGCTGCCCGCGCGGCCGAGACACAAGATCGCCACGCCTGTTCCGATGCCGGTTTCCCGACCTATTTCGTGAAGATCGGGACGAAGCTGACTCTCGACGGCGACATTCGCCGCGCATTCGTTGACGGTTTCGCGGACCTGGTGGAAACCGTCGAGCCGCCGATCCTGAAGTTCATCACGCATCCCCTGACCTTGGAGCGCAGCTACGAGGGCAAGGATATGCCCATCCTCTCCTTCGACGTGATCGACGGCGCGGACTACATGGAGATCACGTGCTCGCCCAAGGCGCTGGGATCGGGCCGCTGGGCCGACCTGAAGGTTTTCAGCTATCCCAAGATCGCCGAGATCGAAGCCTATTTCATGGATTGCGTGCTAAAGGCAGGCTCGCAGCATTGCCCACCGGTCATCATCGGTATGGGCATCGGCGGATCGTTCGATCACGCCGCTAAAATGGCCAAGCTGGCGACCTTGCGGAAGATCGGCACGAAGCATTCTGATCCGATGATCGCGGCGATGGAGGAACGGCTGCTTGCGGCTGTCAACAAGACCGGATTCGGGCCGATGGGTACGGGGGGAGACACGACGGCGCTGGCCGTGCACGTGGACTATGCCCACGGCCACGGCTTCGTTCCCGTGGCGGTGTGCTTCAACTGCTGGATCAATCGGCGCACGGCGCTGCGCATCGATAACGATGGAAAGGTGACGAGGCTTGAGTAG
- a CDS encoding fumarate hydratase C-terminal domain-containing protein has product MSRATQPDVLRLTLPLSTEEARTLHLGDMALLDGEVTVTAGFVTHERVIAALEKGEELPLDLHGQAVFHMGGSCRQENGKWLPNYVNPTTSTRFDAFMPTIIRRLRLTSVGGKGGMGAECVEAMRETGCVYFSMPGGAAPLLSAGAVERLETGWDDLIEQFRLARYRLESFGPVTVAIDAHGNSMYRNLQQQAAGRLPDILRELEAARSTPKPVRPGDDDAPLS; this is encoded by the coding sequence TTGAGTAGGGCGACACAGCCGGACGTCCTGCGTCTGACATTGCCATTGTCTACGGAGGAGGCGCGGACGCTCCATCTGGGCGATATGGCACTGCTGGACGGCGAGGTGACGGTCACCGCGGGATTCGTCACGCATGAGCGCGTCATTGCAGCGCTGGAGAAGGGAGAAGAACTCCCGCTCGACCTGCACGGCCAAGCGGTCTTTCACATGGGGGGCAGCTGCCGGCAGGAGAACGGCAAATGGCTGCCCAATTACGTCAATCCGACCACCTCCACCCGGTTCGACGCTTTCATGCCGACGATCATCCGGCGGTTGCGACTGACGTCCGTCGGCGGGAAGGGGGGCATGGGTGCCGAATGCGTCGAGGCGATGCGGGAGACCGGCTGTGTCTATTTCTCGATGCCGGGAGGTGCCGCGCCGCTTTTGTCCGCCGGTGCCGTGGAGCGCTTGGAGACGGGTTGGGACGATCTCATCGAGCAGTTCCGCCTGGCTCGCTATAGGCTCGAGTCCTTCGGCCCCGTGACCGTCGCCATCGATGCCCACGGCAACAGCATGTATCGTAATCTGCAGCAGCAGGCGGCAGGCCGATTGCCGGACATTCTGAGGGAACTTGAGGCGGCGCGAAGCACACCGAAACCTGTTCGGCCTGGAGATGACGATGCCCCGCTTTCTTGA
- a CDS encoding MaoC family dehydratase: MPRFLEDFEIGETWVSRPYEMTQEEIISYALQNDPQPMHTDPEKAAAGRFGTVIASGWQIAALSMRLFIEGGGHGDTPVVGLGIDELRWRKPVRPGDVLKVTREVISTERSKSRPEFGVIRSRVTVANQNGEAVMTLVSLGQVPARAAK, encoded by the coding sequence ATGCCCCGCTTTCTTGAAGACTTCGAGATCGGCGAAACCTGGGTCAGCAGGCCCTATGAGATGACGCAGGAGGAAATCATCTCCTATGCGTTGCAGAACGATCCACAACCCATGCACACGGATCCGGAAAAAGCGGCCGCCGGCCGGTTCGGCACGGTGATTGCGAGCGGCTGGCAGATAGCCGCGCTCTCAATGCGTCTTTTCATCGAGGGCGGGGGCCACGGCGACACACCCGTTGTTGGGCTCGGCATAGACGAATTGCGCTGGCGCAAGCCCGTACGTCCGGGAGACGTGCTCAAGGTCACCCGCGAGGTGATATCGACGGAACGCTCCAAAAGCCGCCCCGAATTCGGTGTCATCCGCAGCAGGGTTACCGTTGCCAATCAGAACGGTGAGGCCGTCATGACGCTCGTCAGCCTCGGGCAGGTGCCTGCGCGTGCGGCCAAATGA
- a CDS encoding SDR family oxidoreductase produces the protein MAQQTEPTGYPDVALVTGGSSGIGRATALRLAARGTRVVVGYHSSKDDADALIAQMAGSGHMALRIAIDDTRCVCDAAEAIGRRYGKLDALVNSGGSSQTIPLNELDKLTDEIFDRIVIVNLRGPFAVIRAMRPLLEKGENAAIVNVSSLSAQKGVGSNLAYCAAKGGLDTLTIGLARVLAPRIRVISVSPAGVDTKFVAGRTREQLEAMAGAMPLRKVTSPDDVARAIVAGIVDLTSSTGIVINVDEGRHL, from the coding sequence GTGGCCCAGCAGACTGAGCCGACCGGATATCCCGACGTCGCTCTCGTCACCGGCGGGAGCAGCGGCATCGGACGCGCCACCGCACTCAGGCTGGCGGCACGCGGGACACGGGTCGTCGTCGGCTATCACAGCAGCAAGGACGACGCGGATGCGCTGATCGCACAGATGGCTGGCAGCGGTCACATGGCCCTGCGCATCGCCATCGACGACACCCGATGCGTCTGCGACGCCGCGGAGGCCATCGGAAGACGCTACGGCAAGCTGGATGCGCTGGTCAACAGCGGCGGCAGCAGCCAGACCATACCGCTGAACGAGCTCGACAAACTCACCGACGAGATCTTCGACCGGATCGTGATCGTGAATCTGCGCGGGCCGTTCGCCGTCATCCGCGCCATGCGGCCGCTGCTGGAAAAAGGCGAGAACGCCGCCATAGTCAACGTGTCATCGCTCTCGGCGCAGAAAGGGGTCGGCAGCAATCTCGCCTATTGCGCGGCGAAGGGCGGGCTGGACACGCTCACCATCGGTCTGGCGAGAGTCCTGGCGCCGCGTATCCGTGTCATCTCGGTCTCGCCGGCAGGGGTGGACACGAAATTCGTCGCCGGCCGCACGCGAGAGCAGCTCGAGGCCATGGCCGGGGCGATGCCGTTGCGGAAGGTCACCTCTCCCGACGATGTCGCCCGGGCGATCGTCGCCGGCATCGTCGATCTGACCAGCAGCACCGGGATCGTCATCAATGTCGACGAAGGGCGGCACCTCTGA
- a CDS encoding class I adenylate-forming enzyme family protein, with product MNLAIAPNRDEDGRVIDGILAHAAERPDDIALICGDAQGSWRQLRTETLAMAGAIAATGSTGDRVVLLGDVSIGLVTAYLAVIAAGQCAVPLQTSAHPEALAGMIGNCAPGLIFADGKYLGALKPFISPEIVTVRPDREAGELNDFVAGSHPLPAPRQVPPENAFNIIYSSGTTGTAKGIVHSHAMRYRQASRGVFDLDPFSTMLLATPLYSNTTLMPLLMTLLHGGRVVMMQKFDAEGYLDLAEKYAATHTMLVPVQYQRILSADSFAGRNLTHFRVKQSTGAPLPATDKLRVAQEWPGRFIEVYGLTEGGCTCMLDVTAHPDKAHTVGKPAPGNEIRVVDEEGYDVPVGERGEVIGRSAMMMSGYFRNPAADEAFYWRNKDGVLYHRTGDIGVFDEDGFLTLVDRKKDVIISGGFNIYASDIEEKLREHPDIEDAVVIAIPNEKWGETPLGVVVARPGARIEPAQIREWVNARLGKMQRVSRIELRGELPRSAVGKVLKQELKKPYWGDASGPAD from the coding sequence ATGAACCTCGCTATTGCGCCGAACAGGGATGAGGACGGACGGGTGATCGACGGCATTCTAGCGCATGCCGCCGAGCGTCCCGACGACATCGCCTTGATCTGCGGCGATGCCCAAGGAAGCTGGAGGCAATTGCGCACGGAAACGCTGGCCATGGCAGGAGCGATTGCCGCAACCGGATCGACCGGCGATCGTGTGGTCCTGCTCGGCGACGTGAGCATCGGGCTGGTGACGGCCTATCTCGCGGTGATCGCCGCCGGCCAATGCGCCGTCCCCCTGCAGACGTCGGCACATCCCGAAGCCCTCGCCGGCATGATCGGCAACTGCGCGCCTGGCCTCATCTTTGCCGACGGCAAATATCTCGGGGCCCTGAAGCCGTTCATCTCACCGGAGATCGTGACGGTTCGCCCGGATCGCGAGGCGGGTGAACTCAACGATTTCGTCGCGGGATCGCACCCACTGCCGGCACCGCGGCAGGTGCCGCCGGAAAACGCGTTCAATATCATCTACAGTTCCGGCACCACCGGAACGGCCAAGGGCATCGTCCATTCGCATGCCATGCGCTACCGCCAAGCGTCACGCGGTGTATTTGACCTCGATCCCTTCAGCACGATGCTTCTGGCGACGCCGCTTTATTCCAACACGACGCTGATGCCACTGCTGATGACGCTGTTGCACGGGGGTCGCGTCGTCATGATGCAAAAATTCGACGCCGAGGGCTATCTTGACCTCGCGGAGAAATACGCGGCAACCCATACCATGTTGGTTCCCGTGCAGTATCAACGCATTCTCTCGGCCGACAGCTTCGCCGGCCGGAACCTTACGCATTTCCGGGTGAAACAAAGCACCGGCGCTCCCCTGCCCGCTACCGACAAACTACGCGTAGCCCAGGAATGGCCGGGCCGCTTCATCGAAGTGTATGGGCTGACCGAGGGCGGGTGCACCTGCATGCTGGACGTGACGGCCCATCCAGACAAGGCGCACACGGTCGGCAAGCCGGCCCCCGGCAACGAGATCCGGGTCGTGGACGAAGAGGGCTACGACGTGCCGGTCGGCGAGCGGGGCGAGGTCATCGGCCGTTCGGCGATGATGATGTCCGGCTATTTTCGCAACCCGGCCGCGGACGAGGCCTTCTACTGGCGCAACAAGGACGGCGTCCTTTATCACCGCACGGGCGATATCGGCGTCTTCGACGAAGACGGGTTCCTGACGCTGGTCGACCGCAAGAAGGACGTCATCATATCGGGCGGCTTCAACATCTATGCCTCCGACATCGAGGAGAAACTGCGCGAGCATCCCGATATCGAGGATGCCGTGGTGATCGCGATACCGAATGAGAAGTGGGGCGAGACCCCGCTCGGAGTTGTGGTCGCCAGGCCGGGCGCACGGATCGAACCCGCCCAGATACGCGAATGGGTCAATGCGCGTCTCGGCAAGATGCAGCGGGTCTCGCGGATCGAACTGCGGGGCGAACTGCCGCGGTCAGCCGTCGGCAAGGTCCTGAAACAGGAACTCAAGAAGCCCTATTGGGGGGACGCCAGTGGCCCAGCAGACTGA
- a CDS encoding MaoC family dehydratase yields MTLTVEHALELKAYVGQVLGTSGWIAVTQRAIDDFARLSGDDHWIHVDVERARGEMPEGRTIAHGLYLLSLVPVLQREIYAIRKRGRGLNYGYDRLRFVAPVPVGSHIRLRQSLARAAAHAVGTRLEFDEEIEIEGREKPALVARHILLIENP; encoded by the coding sequence ATGACGCTCACGGTCGAACACGCCCTGGAGCTCAAGGCCTATGTCGGCCAGGTTCTCGGGACCTCCGGGTGGATCGCGGTGACCCAGCGGGCCATCGACGATTTTGCCAGACTTTCGGGCGACGATCACTGGATCCACGTCGATGTCGAGCGCGCACGCGGCGAGATGCCCGAGGGCCGCACGATCGCGCACGGCCTTTATCTGCTTTCGCTCGTCCCGGTCCTGCAGCGTGAAATCTATGCCATCCGCAAACGCGGAAGAGGCCTCAACTACGGCTATGACCGTTTACGCTTCGTGGCACCCGTTCCCGTGGGCAGCCATATCCGCCTCAGGCAGTCGCTGGCGCGCGCGGCCGCGCATGCGGTCGGCACGCGGCTCGAATTCGACGAGGAAATCGAGATCGAAGGGAGGGAGAAACCCGCCCTTGTCGCCCGGCATATTCTGTTGATCGAGAATCCATGA
- a CDS encoding NAD(P)H-quinone oxidoreductase — protein sequence MRVVEIRGAGGPEVLHLAEQPKPQPGPADVVIRVIAASVNRPDIQQRRGLYPPPPDASPIPGLDVSGIVDAVGAEVSGIAVGDAVCALTNGGGYAEFCVVPAVQCMPVPAGCTFAEAAALPEAFFTAWNNVIWGGRLAEGESLLVQGGTSGVGMAAIQIARQLRRATVYATAGTDEKRRICLEMGAQAAVDYRGDWDKEILRLTAGKGVDVILDAQAGPYTQRQLDLLNADGRLVFIASHQDETAEVNIRKIVRRRLSLSGSTIRPQPPAYKGRLAEALVREVWPLLEARRIVNRIHAILPFEEVRKAHGILDRNEQIGKVVLAVDTSLAETRPGSARNGGCT from the coding sequence ATGCGCGTCGTCGAAATCCGTGGCGCAGGCGGCCCGGAGGTCCTGCATCTCGCCGAACAGCCGAAGCCGCAACCGGGACCGGCGGATGTCGTGATCCGCGTGATCGCCGCCAGCGTGAACCGGCCCGACATCCAGCAGCGACGGGGGCTCTATCCGCCGCCGCCCGATGCGTCACCCATACCCGGTCTCGACGTCTCTGGCATCGTCGATGCGGTCGGCGCGGAGGTGAGCGGCATCGCCGTCGGCGATGCGGTGTGCGCGCTGACCAATGGCGGCGGCTATGCCGAATTCTGCGTCGTTCCGGCGGTGCAGTGCATGCCCGTGCCGGCCGGGTGCACCTTCGCCGAAGCCGCCGCTCTGCCCGAAGCCTTCTTCACCGCGTGGAACAACGTCATCTGGGGCGGGCGCCTGGCGGAAGGCGAGTCCCTCCTCGTCCAGGGCGGCACCAGCGGAGTCGGCATGGCCGCCATCCAGATCGCGCGGCAGCTTCGCCGCGCCACCGTCTATGCCACCGCCGGCACGGACGAGAAGCGCCGGATCTGCCTGGAGATGGGCGCACAGGCGGCGGTCGATTATCGTGGCGATTGGGACAAGGAAATCCTGAGGCTGACGGCGGGCAAGGGCGTCGACGTCATACTCGATGCGCAGGCGGGACCCTATACGCAAAGACAGCTCGATCTTCTGAACGCCGACGGCCGTCTGGTGTTCATCGCCAGCCACCAGGACGAAACGGCCGAGGTGAACATCCGCAAGATCGTGCGGCGCCGGCTGAGCCTTTCGGGTTCCACTATCCGGCCGCAGCCTCCCGCATACAAGGGCAGGCTGGCCGAGGCGCTGGTCAGGGAGGTCTGGCCACTGCTCGAAGCCCGGCGCATCGTGAACCGCATCCACGCGATCCTGCCTTTCGAGGAGGTTCGCAAGGCGCACGGCATTCTGGACCGCAACGAGCAGATCGGAAAAGTGGTGCTGGCCGTCGACACGTCGCTGGCTGAAACGCGCCCGGGTTCCGCGCGCAACGGGGGGTGCACATGA